CCAGGTGACGATCGAACGCATCGCTGGTCGCTCCGGAGCGGGGAGTCAGGAGGGGTCGGACGAATCCGGCTCGGTGAACTCGGCTTCGGCCACGTCCATGCCGTCGCGGGGATTGGGAATCTGGCTGGTCACCACCCGATCGCCTGGCTGCAGGCCAGCGGTCGCGGCGTCGTAGATCACCTGCCCGTCGACCACCTGGATCGGCCGCGGCCGGACGACGGTCAGCCGGCCGTCGCGCATCAGCCAGACTTCGCCGGTCGGCCGCTGCGCCTCCTCGGGAATCGAAACCAGGGCACCGGTCGCGGGAACATGGACCCGGACCTGCACGAACATTCCCCGGAGCAGCGACCGCGGAGCGTCCGCGGGAAGGTTCGGCATCAACCCACCGTACGTGTCGAGTGATCGCACCGCGGTGGGATCGGCGACACGGACGCGGCACGGAAGTGTCCGCGTCTTCTCGTCGAGCCCGCGCCCCTCCTGCCGCGACAGCGTGCCCTGCCACCGGTACAGGCGATCCCCGAGCGCGTAGATCACCGATGCCGGCGTGTCGGGAAGGTCGTGGGAGCCCCCGGCCTGCGGTACGCCGCCCCAGATCCGCGCCACCTCCCCCATCTCGAGGCTCGTCTTCACCTCGGCCGCTGAAGTGTCCTCGAGGGTCACCACGGGCGTCCCCTTGACGACGAACGAGTCCTGCTCGACACGGTCATCGGCGATGATGCCGTCGACCGGGGCCATGACGACGGTCCGCTCGAGGTCGAGCCTGGCCCGTTCGAGCATCGTCGCCGCGAGGCGCTGCCCCTCTTCGAGCCGACTGCGGCGTTTGGCGAGCACCCGCTTCTGCCCGTCGAGCGTGACCAGCGAGCCCGAGGCGGTCAGCTCGTCACGAACGGCACGGTCGTATTCCGCCTCGGTGACGATCCGACCGGCCTTGAGCCCGTCGAGACGGGCGACCTCGCGACGGGCGAGATCGACCTGGCGGCGGGCGAGATCGGCCGAGGTGGCGTTTTGGGCGAGCTCTTCGTCGATCTCCTCGAGCGAATGCCCGGCCTGCTTGAGCTCGCGCTGGAGACGATCGACCTCCAGTTCGTAGTCGCGCGGATCGATGCGGAACAGGATGGTCCCCTTGCTGACGACGTGGCCCGCACGGCAGTCGTCGGCCTTCTCGACCACGCGACCTCCGACCTCGGCGGCAAGCGTCACCTCGCGGAGGGGGACGACGACACCGTCGGCGACGATGTCGACCCCTTCGCTGCGGGCCTGCACGGCGACTGTCCGCACGGGGACCGCCTGGGGCGGCCCGGTGTCGACGCGCAGCGGCGGCGGTTGGGTGCCGAGGTACTGGAAGGCACCGATCCCGGCGGCCAGGATGGCCAGCGGTGTCAGCCAGCCGATCACCTGCCTGACGAAGCTGTCACGGCGCGGTGCCGCGACCTCCGCCGAGCCAGCAGACGGGGAATGGCGTGTCAAGTCCATCGTGATCAATCTCGCGGGGACGTACGGGGGGCCGCCGTTCGCGCCCGGGCGGGCGCCGGCGGCACGAGCGGCGGGGCGACGCCGAGCGCGGCGAGGGCCTGCCGCGTGACGTGGTCGGCCAGATCGGGGAGGGCGTGGAGCGTGGCCAGCTCGTCGGCGGGGACGAGCATCCCCACGACGCCGCCGGCGGCCCGGTACAGGAAACAGTGGCCGATGATCCCCAGGGCGACGCGCCGCAACTGCGGCGCCGGCAGATGGCCGCCGGCGAGCTCGTCGAGGATCGTCACCAACTGGCCATAGTGGGGACGGATGTAGTCCTCGACCAGCTCGCGGCAGGCTTCGGTGGGCTGAAGGACCTCGCGGAGCAGCAGCCGCACCTCCCAGGGGGGCTCGGAAAACCCGAGCATCCGCTCGAGCATGTTGGCGACGAAGTCGTGGAGCTTGCGCTCGGGCGGCGTCGCGGGCGGCCAGACGGGCAGCGGCATCTGCCGCGACCGCTGGCGGTGCGCGTGCTTGACGCTCTCGACGTAGAGGCGCCGCTTGTCGCCGAAGTAGTAGTTCACCGCGGCGACGTTGACGTCGGCGGCGGCACAGATGTCGCGGACCGTCGCCGCCTCGTACCCGCGGTCAGCGAATTCGCGCCCCGCCGCCGAAAGGATCCGGTCCCGAGGGTCGTCAGCCGGCGGCACCGCTCCGGTGCCACTCGGCTCCACCCCCGCCTCAACGACTGTGGTTTGACCCCGAATCCCCGGCATACGGACCCCGACGCCTGCTTCAAACACCCGTTTGAAGCAAGTGTATCCCCGCCGGACGCTCGTGGGAGAGAGGAAAAACCAACGTCGTCCCGCCTACTCGGCGGTGACGACGATTTCGCCGTTCATCGCCCGCCAATGGCCGGGAAACGTGCACAAAAACGGGTACCTTCCCGGCTCCGCCGGCACGCGAAACGAGATCCTCTCCCGGTCGTTGGGGGGGACGACGTCAGTGTAGGCGACGATGGCGTCGGTCTTCGGCACGTATTGCCGGGCGACCGCGTCGGGGTCGGTGACGAGCCTGTCGACGGCCGCCCCGACGCGCTCGATGCTGCCGGGGCGGACGAGCGCCCAGTTGTGGGGCACGCTGTCGGGATTGACGAGCGACACCGCCAGAACCTCGCCAGGCCGGGCGTGCAGCGAGCGCGGCACGAACGACAGGTTCGGTCCGACCTGGATCTCGATCTCGCGGGCTCCCTCGATCGACCCGCGAAACGGGTTGCGCTCGCGGGCGAGCTGACGCCCGAGATCGACCGCCAGCGGATGGGCGGGCACCGGCGTTGTGCGTGCGCCGATCCCCGGGGCGACGAACGAAGCATCGAGCCGGTTGGCCGTGAGGAACAGGTCGTGGAGCAGCCCAGGCGCGCTCTCGACGGCGAGATGGAGCTGGCTCACCGGGCGGATATCGGGGATCTCGAGAAACAGCCCGCGGCCGTCGGCGGTCGGCAGCGCCGTGCGGATCGGGAGATGGTCGTGCCCCACCATCCCGTCGTGGCGCGGCGAGTACTCCGCCGAGCCGTAGCCGCCGCTGTAGCGGTAGTTCCAGGCCTGGGCGAAGTGGCGCGCCGGGTCCGACGCCACGGCGGGATCGAGCGGCGCGGCGAAGCGGAGCAGCACGCCGTTGTCATGGAGATGGAAGCCGACCGGCATCTGCACGACGGAGCCGTCGGCGTGGCCGGTGAAGCGCACGCGCTGCAGGCAGCCGACGTCGGGAGTGTAGGTGCCCCACCCCGCCATCCCGCAGACATACACCGCCCCGTCGCGGGTGGAGAACCGGGCGCGGTGCGAACCCGAACGAAACTCGACCGGCAGCGGCACGGCCGCGCCCTGCCACTGGTCGCCGACCCGGTCGCGGAGGATCGCCAGCGCCGTGCCGGCGCCGAACGACGTGTGGAACAGGGCCCCGCCGATGGGGCCAAGCGCGCCGTCGGGAATCCAGGCCTGGCCGCCGGCCGAGTTGTCGAGGCCGCGCGGCAGGTAGAGGAGCGGCGGATCGACGCGCGTGCCCCCGGCCGGACCGTTGGCGCCGAAATGGAGGGACCCCCGGGCATCGGGCGGCACCGCGGCGACCATCGTCGCCGGCACCCAGTCACCCTCGCTCGACGACGCCGTCGCGGTTCCGTCGGGATAGACGCCGACGCCGTCGGGATTGCGCAGGCCGGTGGCCAGCACCTCGGAGCTCCGGCCGTCGGCGGCGATCCGCACCAGCCCCTCGACACTCGACGCGGTGAGGAATCGCCCGGCAGCATCGCGCACCAGGCCACAGACGTAGTCGTGGCCACCGGCGGAGCAGCGGTAGGCGCGCGAGAAGCATTCGTAGCGATCGGTCTCGCCGTCGCCGTCGACATCGACGAGCCGCGTGATCTGGTCGCGGCCGAGGACGTGCGGCACGCCATCGACGACGACCATGCCCAGCGGCTGGTGCAGCCCGGCGGCGATCCGGCGCCAGCGGAGGGAGGCGAGCGCGTCGTCGACGCCGTCGACGCGCCACACGTCGCCGTGCATCGTGCACACGACCAGCGCCCCGGCGGCGACCACGTCGACGTCGCCGCAGTAGAAGGCGGCGTTCCACGGATTGGCCTCCGGAAACGACAGCGTGTCGACCGCCCACGGCCGCCCCGCGCCGCTTTGCCCCGCAGTGACCAGCTCCTCGGGCCACTGGGGACCTCCGCCGGCGAGAAGGGCCTCGCGCGGGTGCCCGGCGACCGGGCCGGCGAGACGGGAGAACGTGCCGTCCCCGGCATCTTCGGCGACGTCGAGCCAGGGCACGCCATCGACCGAATAGAGGAACCCCACCCGGTCCCCCTGGCGGCAGAAGCCCTGGTACCGGGTCTCCCCCTGCGGCGGTTCCTGGGAGGACAGCTCCACGCGCGGGCCGGCCGGAACCATCCCGCCGAGAAACCCGTGCCGTTCGTCGGAATAACGGACGAAGCCACCGGACCAGGCGGCGCGCCAGGTGAGCGTGTCGGGATCGAAGCAGGCCGACAGACCGGCCGAGAGGCGCACGCAGACGGCCCGCGGGATCGACAGCCCGAAGCCCTGGAGAACCCCCGCCTGGAGCGACCCCGGCACGACCTCGTTCCAGCGGTTGCTGCGCCACGTGTCATCCGACTGGTTGCCCCAGTGGCCCAGCGCCCCGCCATCGAGGCCGGGAAACGCCGGCAGGAGCGTGGGCCGCGGGCACAGCGCGCGGAAGTACCGCGCCTCCTTGGCGTAGTAGTCGTAGACCCGGTCGCGATTGACCGGATGCGACCACGCGGCGAAGGCGCCGCTATCGAGCGGCTCGCGCGGCGGCGCGAAGGGCGCCGGCTTGGTCGGATGGGCGGCGGCGATCGCACCCGCCACCGCGGCCGCCGGGAGGCGCTGGTGGCGGCCGAGGTCGGCGAGGAACGCGACCAGGTCGGCGCGGTCGCCGTCGCCGAGTGCCGCGACGACCTCGGCGGGCATCAGGCTGCCGACGTCGACGCACGACTCGATCGCGTCGCGCGGCAGCTCCGTCACCGCCCCGGTCTGGACGTCGCGGATCACCAACAGGGCGTCGGTCTCGCGCTCGACCGTGCCGCGCCGGCTCGTGCCGTCGGCCAGCACCAGCGCCACGGCACGGTACCGCGGCTCGACCACGCGCTGCGGCTCGAGGAGCGACTCGGCGATCTGCTCGACGGAGCGCTCGGCGCCGACCGTGCCGAGCGTCGGCCCGATCCGCCCGCCGTGGCCGGCCACTTCATGGCACGACAGGCAGGCCAGTTCCGCGCGGGCGAAGATCGCCGCACCGCGGCCGGGATCCCCCTGCAGCCGGGCCGCCGCCGCCAGCGCCGCAGCCGCCGGCGTGACGGCGGCCGCGTCGGCCTCCGGCGGCCGCTGCCACGTCGTCGGCACGGGGCGCTTGGCACCGGCATCGCCGTCGATCCGCCGGGCCACGTACGCGAGCCCAGCGAGGTTGTCGCGGAGCCGATCCTCGGCATCCTCCTGCGTGTGGTTGAGGATCCCGATCGGACCCCGGTACCCGCTCTCGACCACCGTGCGGAGGAGGTCGACGTCGAGGTCTCCCTGGCCGATCGGGGCGATCTTCAGTCCGCGTGTCTCGCCGTCGGTGAACGTGCCGTTGAGGTTCAGGCAGTCGAGGTGCGGGAGCATCGCGGCGAGGAGCTCGCGCCAGCGGCCGACGTGCGCGTGGCCATGGTGCTGGTTGTAGACGAGGCCGACATTGTCGATCCCCTGCGCCGACAGGGCGCGGATGATCGCGATCTGGTTCTCCGGCTCGCCGAACCAGGCGCCGTGGTTGTAGAGCCCGACCCGGCACCCGATCCGGGCCGCCGCGCGGGCCAGCGGCTCGATCCGCGCCGCCTCGGCCGCGACCCGCGCCGCCTGCTCCTCGACCGACGCCGTCGGCCCGCCACCGCCGGTCACCCACAGGCTGGTGCGGAGGCCGACGCGCTCGAGGACGCCGAGGATCGTCCGCGCCTCGTCGTCGAGGGCACCGGGAAACCACCACCCCACCAGCTCGATGCCGGCCCCCTTGACGGCGCGCATCTCCTCCTCGAACTGCGGCACGTGCCGGGCGCGCCAGTCGTAGGCGTAGCGGCCGATCCCGAGCCGGCCGAGCAGCGCGACGCGCTCGGCCGGTGTCCGCTCCTGGTCGTCGAAGGGGACGATGCACCAGGCGGCGAGGCGCTGGGGCGCGAAGAGCTCCCGTGCCGACACCGGGTCGGCGGCGGACGCCGCGCCCGCCATGACGATGGCGACGAGCGTCGCCCAGGCTGCCGCGGCCCCCCGCCGCCACTCGCGCGCGTTCATCGGCACGGTTTCCGCCTCCCCTCGACAGCCACGGCACGGATCGGCCGCGTCGTGCCGGATGCTACCATGGCGGCACGCCACGCCCGCGTGCCGGCTTCAGCGCCGGCCCAGGTCGGCGTCGACCGCCTCGGCGGCGGTGCGCCCGCCGGCCAGGGCCCCGTTGATCGACGCGCTGGTCACATGGTCGCCGCAGATGAACAGCCCGGCGGCGAGCCGCGGCCCGGTCGGCCGCGCCAGGCGTGCGGCGGGGGATTCGTCGGGCAGCGCGTGACCGACACGCAGCGTCGCCAGCGCCCGCCACTGCTCGACGCGCCGTCCGAACCAGCCGCGGGCCTGGCGGACCACGGCGGCGGCGGCACTGGCGTCGTCGCCGGACCAGTCGGGGCGCACGGAGGCGTAGACCAGCGCCGCACCGGCGGGGGCGTACCCGACGGCGACGTCGGAGGGCACGGTGAGATTGTCGATCGGCTCGGCACGGTCGGCGCTGACGACCAGCGTCGGTTCCCCGAGGGGCGAATTCTCGGCGGCGAACGCCACCAGCCGCGCTTCCTTGTCGGCCCGTGGCTTCGCCATCGCGGGGATCAGTCCGACGGGAAGCAGCCGCGCGGCGGAGCGACCGTCCGTGGCGACGACGACCGCCCGCGCGGCGAGGATGCGGCCATCGGCGAGCCGGACACGGCCGGCTTCGACCATATCCACGGGTGTGCCCACCTCGACGGCGTCGGCCGGAAGGCCGGCGGCGAGCTGGCGCGGGATCGCGGCCATGCCGCCGGCCGGCAGGCAGGCGCTGCCCAGCGCGAACATCGCGAACGTGAAGGCGAAGATCGGTTCGGCCGTCTCCAGGCCGCGCTCGAGAAACACGCCGCCGAAGAACGGCTCGAAAAACCGCGCCACGAAGCGCTCCGAGAAACCGCGCGCCTCGAGGGCTTCGCGCGTGGTGCGCTCGGCCGCCGTCACCGGCGCGATGGGATCGAGCGTCCCGGCGGCGAACCGCGCGAGGACTTCGCTCCGCAACCGCGCGACGCGCAGGGCGTCGGCCAACCCGACCGTCCCGGAGAGGAGCGAACCGACCGCCGTCAGCGGCCGCCGCCACGGATCGGCGACGCGCCGCAGCCGGCCGCCGCCGGCCACCAATGCCCCCGGATGGAAGCGGCCGAGCTTCAGCGCACCCTGATCGAGTTGGCGTCGCCCCTCGGGGTAGGCGTCGAGGTAGACCTGGAAGCCGCGGTCGATGCGAAAGCCGTCGACGGTGTCGGTGGCGACCCGACCTCCGACGGCCGCGGCCGCCTCGAGGAGGCGCACGTTCCGCCCCCGGCGGACGAGCTCTCGGGCACAGGCCAGTCCGGCGAGCCCTCCACCGACGACGATGCAGTCGATCGCTTCCGCCATCCGTGTGCGTCGTTCCCGCGCCGGCTCGCCGCGAGTCCTCAAAGCGGACGGACGACCGACTGGCTCCGCCAGTAATCGAACAGCGTCTCGATGGAGAGCACGCCGCCCCCCAGCCCGCTCTTGTTCACGCCACCGTACGGCACCCCGCGCGGGAAGACGTTGTGGGCGTTGATCCAACTGTTGCCGGCGACCATCGACTCGGCGACCCGCGCCGCCCGGCCGAGGTCACCGGTCCAGACGCTGTTGGCGAGGCCGTAGTCGGTGTCGTTGGCCATCGCGATCGCCTCGTCCTCGCTGGAAAAACTCGCCACGTAGGCGACCGGTCCGAAGATCTCCTCGCGGGCGGCCACGTTGTCGAGCGTGCCGGCGAGCAGTGCCGGCTTGACGTAGAACCCCTGCCGCCCCGACACGTCGGCCGCGCCTCCGGCGAGCACCTGCTTCGCCCCCTGCTTGACTCCCTTCTCCAGGTACGAGAGCACCCGGGCCCGCTGCTTGGCATTGACGACCGGCCCCATCTGCGACGTGCCGTCCATCTGGTAGCCGACGCGGACCTGCTCCAAGCGCCGGCAGCACTCGTCGAGGAACCGCTCGTGGATCGAGCGGTGGACGATCCACCGTGTCGCGTCGCAGCACACCTGACCGGTGTGGAACGTGATCGCGCCGACGAGTTTCTCAGCCGTCGCCGCGACGTCGACATCGTCGAACACGACCGCCGCCCCCTTGCCCCCCAGTTCGAGCTTGACCGGCACGAGATTCCGACCGCAGGCCTCGGCAACCATCCGCCCGACCTCGGGCGACCCGGTGAAGCTCATCCGCCGGATCCCAGGATGGGCCGACAGGGCGGCGCCCGTCACCTGACCGGAGCCGGGGATGACGTTGATGACGCCGTCGGGGATGCCCACCTCGCGCGCCAGGCGCCCGAGGTAGATCGTCGACAGTGGTGTGTCCTCGGCCGGCTTGATGACCACGGTGTTGCCGGCGGCGAGCGCCGGCGAGATCCCCCAGCCGACGAGCAGGAAGGGGAAGTTCCAGGGGAAGATGAAGCCGCACGGCCCCCACGGGTGCCGCACCGTCCAGGCTTCGTGGCCGGCGACGGCCAGCACGTTGCGCCGCTGGACGTGGCACGCCATGTCGGTGAAGTAGCGGAGCGTGTCGACGAAGTTCTGGATGTCGCCCAGGGCCTGGGAATGGATCTTGCCGGCGTCGAGCGATTCGAGCTGGCCAAGGATCGGCTTGTGCTTCTCGACGGCGTCGGCGAGCCGGTGGAGCAGCGCCCCGCGTTCGCCGGGAGACAGCGTCGCCCAGCCACTGCGGCGAAACGCGTCGGCCGCGGCGTGGACGGCCCGGTCGACGTCGGCAGCGGAGAGGATGTGGAACTCGGCCAGCGGCTCCCCCGAGCCGGGGTCGAGGGTCGCCATCGTCTCGCCGGTCGAGCCCTTCACCTCCTTGCCGCCGACGATCCCGCACAACGGCGCGGAAGCGAGGAACCGTTCGACTTCGGGAAGCAATCGCGGCGCGGCAGCGGTGGCCATGACGGATCTCCGGCGGGCTGACGGGATCGAGGAGCCGCCCATATTGACCGCTCGCCCGCGGAGACTGCAAGCAACCCCGTCCGTCGGGGCGACCAGGCCGGGCTCAGCCCGCGGCGAGGGCCCGCAGCAGCCAGCGTGCCGCGGCCATGCCGCTCGACGCCGCACCCTCCACCTTCGGGCCGGCGAAGGCGTCGCCGCAGCAGACGACCGGCGGGGCCGCCGAAACCGCCACCAGCGGCGTCGGCAGGATCGTGGTCGGCAAGGCGAACTTCCAACGCTGCAGCGACCGCGACACGATCGCCGTGGCGGGGTCACCGTCGAGCCACGGCCGCACGAGCCCCACCAGCTCGTCGGCGACGGCGTCGGGGTCGGCGTCGAACCTCGCCCTGCTCCAATCCCCGGAGGCGTGCACGGTCAACGCCGGGACTGGCGAGACCCCCTTTTGGAAGTTGTCGGCGAGCCAGCTCACCGGTCCGGCGGCGAACTGGATCGCGCCCGGGGAGGGCACGAGGCTCGCCGAGCGGAGCTCGAGCATCAAGGCGAAGCACGGGTCGTAGGCGACCGTCCCCAGCGCGGCGAGCGCCTGCGGGTCGCCCTCCGCCACGAGCCCGCCGGCAGCGAACAGGTCGAGCGCCTGGGGCACCGGTGCCGTGACGACCAGCGCCGCAGACGACAGCGTCTCGACGACGCCATCCTGCTCGACCGACAGGACGACGCGGTCGCCATTCCGCGCCGCGGCGACGGCGCGGACCCCGGTGCAGACCGTTGTCTCTGCCATCTCGGCCACCAGCCACTTGGGCAGATCGGTCATGCCGGAGGTGCCGCGCCAGCGAGAATGTCCATCGGCCGCCGCCTCGGGCGGATCACCGACCGACGCGGCACGGTTGAAACCGTCGCACCATACTTCCGCGCGCCCGGCGGCATGAGCCGCGGAGGCGATCGCCCCGAACGCCCGACCACGGATCGTGAAAAACTGTGCTCCGTGGTCGCAGATCGCGCGGCCGACGCGCCTGGTCGCCATCCGGCCGCCGACACCACGTGATTTCTCCACGATCATCACCGACCGGCCCGCTGCGGCGAGCTCGCGGGCGACACACAAACCCGCGATCCCGGCACCGACGACGACCACGTCGGGCGGTCCACCGGTGGATCGGCTGCCGTCGCTCACGCGTCGGCCCCACCGACCGACGCAGCTCCCGCCCGATCACCTGCCGAGGCCGCCCGCCACGCGGCGACGAGGATCAGGGCGAACGGCACCCACCACGCCAGATCGTTGGTGAGGATGTTCCAGCCGAAGGCGAGGGGAAATCGACCAGAGAGGAGAGCACCCGCGAAACCGATCGGCCCGAGCACCTTGCCGAGCAGGCCGACGAGGACGACCGGCCAGTGCCGCAGCGGGTCGGTCGCAGCGCAGAGATAACCGATTCCGTACACGCCGACGATCATCCCGATGCACTGCCAGAGTTCGGGATAATTCGGCACTTCCATGCCGACGGCCCGGAACGACCACTGGGGTGCGAGGATCGCCAGCGCCCCCCAGGCGAGGTTGTAGAATCCGGCGGCGGCAAGAACCCATCTCATCCAGGGGGCGGCGGCGACGGGCTGGCGGTCGGCCGACGCCAGCCGCGGACGTCCGCGGATCATCACGTCGGTGAACACGCCGCTGGTCAGGCCGGTGGCGGCCATCGCGGCAGTCGCTGCCTCTCCCGCATTCCGCTCGACCGTGACCTGTCTCATCTCGCACCCGTTTTCGAGGCTCTGGCACCGTCGGATCCCGGCGTCTCCATCTCCACTCCTCTTGTGAACCGCACGTCCGCCGGGGAGGTAACTGCCCCCCACCCCGTGACGGCGGGGCTGCGACGGGACCGCCCCCGTGGATCG
The sequence above is a segment of the Planctomycetota bacterium genome. Coding sequences within it:
- a CDS encoding aldehyde dehydrogenase, with amino-acid sequence MATAAAPRLLPEVERFLASAPLCGIVGGKEVKGSTGETMATLDPGSGEPLAEFHILSAADVDRAVHAAADAFRRSGWATLSPGERGALLHRLADAVEKHKPILGQLESLDAGKIHSQALGDIQNFVDTLRYFTDMACHVQRRNVLAVAGHEAWTVRHPWGPCGFIFPWNFPFLLVGWGISPALAAGNTVVIKPAEDTPLSTIYLGRLAREVGIPDGVINVIPGSGQVTGAALSAHPGIRRMSFTGSPEVGRMVAEACGRNLVPVKLELGGKGAAVVFDDVDVAATAEKLVGAITFHTGQVCCDATRWIVHRSIHERFLDECCRRLEQVRVGYQMDGTSQMGPVVNAKQRARVLSYLEKGVKQGAKQVLAGGAADVSGRQGFYVKPALLAGTLDNVAAREEIFGPVAYVASFSSEDEAIAMANDTDYGLANSVWTGDLGRAARVAESMVAGNSWINAHNVFPRGVPYGGVNKSGLGGGVLSIETLFDYWRSQSVVRPL
- a CDS encoding FAD-dependent oxidoreductase — encoded protein: MSDGSRSTGGPPDVVVVGAGIAGLCVARELAAAGRSVMIVEKSRGVGGRMATRRVGRAICDHGAQFFTIRGRAFGAIASAAHAAGRAEVWCDGFNRAASVGDPPEAAADGHSRWRGTSGMTDLPKWLVAEMAETTVCTGVRAVAAARNGDRVVLSVEQDGVVETLSSAALVVTAPVPQALDLFAAGGLVAEGDPQALAALGTVAYDPCFALMLELRSASLVPSPGAIQFAAGPVSWLADNFQKGVSPVPALTVHASGDWSRARFDADPDAVADELVGLVRPWLDGDPATAIVSRSLQRWKFALPTTILPTPLVAVSAAPPVVCCGDAFAGPKVEGAASSGMAAARWLLRALAAG
- a CDS encoding helix-turn-helix transcriptional regulator, yielding MPGIRGQTTVVEAGVEPSGTGAVPPADDPRDRILSAAGREFADRGYEAATVRDICAAADVNVAAVNYYFGDKRRLYVESVKHAHRQRSRQMPLPVWPPATPPERKLHDFVANMLERMLGFSEPPWEVRLLLREVLQPTEACRELVEDYIRPHYGQLVTILDELAGGHLPAPQLRRVALGIIGHCFLYRAAGGVVGMLVPADELATLHALPDLADHVTRQALAALGVAPPLVPPAPARARTAAPRTSPRD
- a CDS encoding alkyl hydroperoxide reductase gives rise to the protein MRWVLAAAGFYNLAWGALAILAPQWSFRAVGMEVPNYPELWQCIGMIVGVYGIGYLCAATDPLRHWPVVLVGLLGKVLGPIGFAGALLSGRFPLAFGWNILTNDLAWWVPFALILVAAWRAASAGDRAGAASVGGADA
- a CDS encoding c-type cytochrome translates to MNAREWRRGAAAAWATLVAIVMAGAASAADPVSARELFAPQRLAAWCIVPFDDQERTPAERVALLGRLGIGRYAYDWRARHVPQFEEEMRAVKGAGIELVGWWFPGALDDEARTILGVLERVGLRTSLWVTGGGGPTASVEEQAARVAAEAARIEPLARAAARIGCRVGLYNHGAWFGEPENQIAIIRALSAQGIDNVGLVYNQHHGHAHVGRWRELLAAMLPHLDCLNLNGTFTDGETRGLKIAPIGQGDLDVDLLRTVVESGYRGPIGILNHTQEDAEDRLRDNLAGLAYVARRIDGDAGAKRPVPTTWQRPPEADAAAVTPAAAALAAAARLQGDPGRGAAIFARAELACLSCHEVAGHGGRIGPTLGTVGAERSVEQIAESLLEPQRVVEPRYRAVALVLADGTSRRGTVERETDALLVIRDVQTGAVTELPRDAIESCVDVGSLMPAEVVAALGDGDRADLVAFLADLGRHQRLPAAAVAGAIAAAHPTKPAPFAPPREPLDSGAFAAWSHPVNRDRVYDYYAKEARYFRALCPRPTLLPAFPGLDGGALGHWGNQSDDTWRSNRWNEVVPGSLQAGVLQGFGLSIPRAVCVRLSAGLSACFDPDTLTWRAAWSGGFVRYSDERHGFLGGMVPAGPRVELSSQEPPQGETRYQGFCRQGDRVGFLYSVDGVPWLDVAEDAGDGTFSRLAGPVAGHPREALLAGGGPQWPEELVTAGQSGAGRPWAVDTLSFPEANPWNAAFYCGDVDVVAAGALVVCTMHGDVWRVDGVDDALASLRWRRIAAGLHQPLGMVVVDGVPHVLGRDQITRLVDVDGDGETDRYECFSRAYRCSAGGHDYVCGLVRDAAGRFLTASSVEGLVRIAADGRSSEVLATGLRNPDGVGVYPDGTATASSSEGDWVPATMVAAVPPDARGSLHFGANGPAGGTRVDPPLLYLPRGLDNSAGGQAWIPDGALGPIGGALFHTSFGAGTALAILRDRVGDQWQGAAVPLPVEFRSGSHRARFSTRDGAVYVCGMAGWGTYTPDVGCLQRVRFTGHADGSVVQMPVGFHLHDNGVLLRFAAPLDPAVASDPARHFAQAWNYRYSGGYGSAEYSPRHDGMVGHDHLPIRTALPTADGRGLFLEIPDIRPVSQLHLAVESAPGLLHDLFLTANRLDASFVAPGIGARTTPVPAHPLAVDLGRQLARERNPFRGSIEGAREIEIQVGPNLSFVPRSLHARPGEVLAVSLVNPDSVPHNWALVRPGSIERVGAAVDRLVTDPDAVARQYVPKTDAIVAYTDVVPPNDRERISFRVPAEPGRYPFLCTFPGHWRAMNGEIVVTAE
- a CDS encoding FAD-dependent oxidoreductase yields the protein MAEAIDCIVVGGGLAGLACARELVRRGRNVRLLEAAAAVGGRVATDTVDGFRIDRGFQVYLDAYPEGRRQLDQGALKLGRFHPGALVAGGGRLRRVADPWRRPLTAVGSLLSGTVGLADALRVARLRSEVLARFAAGTLDPIAPVTAAERTTREALEARGFSERFVARFFEPFFGGVFLERGLETAEPIFAFTFAMFALGSACLPAGGMAAIPRQLAAGLPADAVEVGTPVDMVEAGRVRLADGRILAARAVVVATDGRSAARLLPVGLIPAMAKPRADKEARLVAFAAENSPLGEPTLVVSADRAEPIDNLTVPSDVAVGYAPAGAALVYASVRPDWSGDDASAAAAVVRQARGWFGRRVEQWRALATLRVGHALPDESPAARLARPTGPRLAAGLFICGDHVTSASINGALAGGRTAAEAVDADLGRR
- a CDS encoding HlyD family efflux transporter periplasmic adaptor subunit, yielding MDLTRHSPSAGSAEVAAPRRDSFVRQVIGWLTPLAILAAGIGAFQYLGTQPPPLRVDTGPPQAVPVRTVAVQARSEGVDIVADGVVVPLREVTLAAEVGGRVVEKADDCRAGHVVSKGTILFRIDPRDYELEVDRLQRELKQAGHSLEEIDEELAQNATSADLARRQVDLARREVARLDGLKAGRIVTEAEYDRAVRDELTASGSLVTLDGQKRVLAKRRSRLEEGQRLAATMLERARLDLERTVVMAPVDGIIADDRVEQDSFVVKGTPVVTLEDTSAAEVKTSLEMGEVARIWGGVPQAGGSHDLPDTPASVIYALGDRLYRWQGTLSRQEGRGLDEKTRTLPCRVRVADPTAVRSLDTYGGLMPNLPADAPRSLLRGMFVQVRVHVPATGALVSIPEEAQRPTGEVWLMRDGRLTVVRPRPIQVVDGQVIYDAATAGLQPGDRVVTSQIPNPRDGMDVAEAEFTEPDSSDPS